From the Melospiza georgiana isolate bMelGeo1 chromosome 4, bMelGeo1.pri, whole genome shotgun sequence genome, the window TGGATGGGCAAGAGACCCAGAAGTGCTTTCTCCCAGAACCTCCCCTTTGTAGATGGGCTTGAGATGTGTTTGTGGAGtttattctgtttgttttgtgtctATATTGATCAGGCAAATCCTAcagaattttccatttcttgcTTAGATAATTCATGATCTGCCTTCTGTCTCTGGCACCTCTGGGGCCTTGGCAAACCAGGAGGTACCTGACATTGGTGCTACCAAACCCATTTGTCCTTAACCTGCCTGTccacctgtccctcacctgtcctAAAATAATGGAAGCAGTGAGAAAGCTTTTTCCTTGCTCTTGTGTTTTTACCAGGGTAGTCTGGTAAAAGCAAGCAGAGCCAAGCTCACTCTGCTACAAGTGGGATTGGGATTTTACTGATGTGGAAAGGTGGTTTGAGAGACCCAGCCTCCAGACTTCACTTATGGTGATGATGTCAGTGCAGAGCTACCAGCTCTTTCAGCCAGGGGACATTGTGTCCCTAGCTGCTGTGTCATGGCAATCCTGGACTTTTCCTGGCAAACTTCTGTAGGGAAAAACCTTTTGAAAGGTGGGGAAACACGGCAGACTTCAAGAAACAAGTGTCCTGTGTGCCTCTGGACTCTGACCTAGCAGGAGTGGGTAACCATGAACCTGTGGTCCTCTGTCACCTCAGGGCTCATTCTATTCAGTTcctttattatttctttaataaaacTACTAACCAAAAGAAGAACTGTTATGTTTCAATCTCCAATCCAAAGTTGAAAATAATATGAAATTACCTGCTTAGCCTAGATCTGATTTTGCTGTGTCAGAGGTGATTAAATGTCAAAGGAAAACTAAGCATATGGTGGTGTTTCAGCAAGAAACAGCCAGGTCAGAATCTGAACCAGACAGAAAATACTGTTCTTGACTCACTTTCAAGGTCCTCTCTTCTCCTAATTCATGGGAGTTTTTTGCTAGTGGCTTTAATGAGAAATATCAGATCCTTATTTAATGGGGATTTCTGAATTTGTGAAACACATACTGTAAGTGTCCCTGTGGTCAGTGAGGGTTCTTCCAACCCTGCTTTGTGTCGTAGAGGATGAGGAAGGAAGTTTTTTACCAGGCATGTAGGATTATTTCTCAGCCAACAGGGCCCTCATATGGACATCTTTCCTGTGGGTACTTGCGGGGACATAGGGGAAGGAAGCCTGGATGGCTTTGGGTGGATTTAGGCATTTATGCACCGTGGCCCATCCTGTAAAGGGATTAAAACaagcagtttttctttcttttccttttctccctacAGACAGAGAGTGTAAGGACTCTTGTTTTGCAGATAAGCACTGCTTGTGATTGTAGGAGAGGAGTTTCCCAAAGCAGAATGTAGTAAGGGAAATGAAATGGAACAAATGCATCAAATCCAAggcatttaataaaataaaacatctctTTTCCACCCTCTCCCCTCCCAATCCCCCCACAAAAAACTGGGTTAAAAATGTGTAGCTATACATTGGTTccaaaggagagaaaattcCTTCTTCTGGGGGTACAGAGTAACTTTTCAAAACAATGCAGCCAACTAGACAAACGTGTTTGGGGGATTGGACGGAATGGGCCAGGCAAGCTTTCTTTCCTTGGCTTCCCTGTTAAAAGCATCATAGGTGGAGTCTTTGGTGACACTTTTGGCTGTAGCTGGAATATCTGCAATAccaacatgatttttttttgctatccTGGAACTGGTGGTGATGGTGTATGCATTGCTTCTGTAGCATTTCATGGCAGACATGCAAAAAGTTTCTTTCATCCCTCTTCTGAAATTTGCATTATAGATGGAGTAGAGGGTTGGCTTGGAGGCTGAGGAACTGAAAGAGATCCAGGTGATGGCCAGGAAAAGCAAGGAGCTCTTTCTGTAGTCTGTTTCCTGTGGGTGCCACAACTGTACCATGAAGAAAggcagccaggacaggaagaACATTGAGTTTAACATTAAGAACATCTTGATGGTTTTCACTTTTGCTCTCGGAACAATATTTGTTGTTCTCCTGACAGTCATTCCATCTGTGCCTATTCTCCAAATGTACTTAATGACTTTCTGGTAAAAAAGGATAATGAAGAGGGATGGGATCATAAACACCAGGAGGAGGTGGGTGATACTGTAGGCAGATCCTTGCCAAgagctggggagaaaaaagttGCAGTGCTGGTCGCTATTGGAGCCGTAGAGAAAACTGGCCGGTGACGCAAACAGAGCACCACAGAGCCAGGAGGCCAAAATCATTTTTTTGGCTTTCCCCCTGGACACTTTGAAGCTCAGGGGGTAGACAATGGTGTAGAATCGATCCACGCTGATGGCGAGGAGCACGTAGAGCTGGACCCCGGGCGTGAGGTACTGGATGTACCTGACCAGCCGGCACACGCCGCTGCCCAGCACCCAGCGCCcgcagctcagctgcagcagcaggaagggcgCGCTCCCCACGCTGCTCACCAGGTCTGCACACGCCATGGACGCCACAAAGTAGTTGGTGGTGGACTGTGTCCTTCTGCTCCTGTGGATCACTAAGCAAACCAGGAAGTTTCCCATGACAGAGATCAGCCACAGCACTCCCCAAACCACGCTGGCTGCTGCGATTTCCCCTGGCCTCAGCCCATACTCTACCAGAGAGTGGTTCCTGCTCAGGCTGGCTCCTGGGAATGGAAGTTCTGCCATGTCATAGCcagcaggaggggaggaggcTTTGGGGCTGCTCGTGTTCTGCGTCAGGAGCAAGGTAAAGAGAAGAACAGGACCACTG encodes:
- the LOC131082622 gene encoding probable G-protein coupled receptor 19; protein product: MDNSSGPVLLFTLLLTQNTSSPKASSPPAGYDMAELPFPGASLSRNHSLVEYGLRPGEIAAASVVWGVLWLISVMGNFLVCLVIHRSRRTQSTTNYFVASMACADLVSSVGSAPFLLLQLSCGRWVLGSGVCRLVRYIQYLTPGVQLYVLLAISVDRFYTIVYPLSFKVSRGKAKKMILASWLCGALFASPASFLYGSNSDQHCNFFLPSSWQGSAYSITHLLLVFMIPSLFIILFYQKVIKYIWRIGTDGMTVRRTTNIVPRAKVKTIKMFLMLNSMFFLSWLPFFMVQLWHPQETDYRKSSLLFLAITWISFSSSASKPTLYSIYNANFRRGMKETFCMSAMKCYRSNAYTITTSSRIAKKNHVGIADIPATAKSVTKDSTYDAFNREAKERKLAWPIPSNPPNTFV